One region of Salvelinus sp. IW2-2015 linkage group LG1, ASM291031v2, whole genome shotgun sequence genomic DNA includes:
- the LOC111970861 gene encoding major histocompatibility complex class I-related gene protein, whose translation MGKLSIFLFVLSFYTIVNAGSGSHSLWALATYIIGETPFPEFTVVLMLDDVQIGYYDSNIKQSVYRGYHITDKMNDEAQDGTYVLGTMYHHMKERSFRLKHHLNLTEGVHVQQRIGGCEILHNGEPALIMTKNSFNAIFADYAVYYNMTHFTYDSGKLLLGYNWMRQATERTLYANVWINTLKHTICINTLKKCLNRENFVMRRVPPRLRLIKKEVSGDLQVICLAFGFYPRHINLTLLRDGHPVAEQELTGGEVLPSGDGTYQLRKSIYVSTEELRERHNYTCTASHLSLNNKLDVSWESGAERVHLFILSAPLVMALIVILFCILICLTRRIRAAS comes from the exons atgggcaaacTGTCAATCTTTTTGTTTGTTCTTTCATTTTACACCATTGTCAACGCAG GTTCAGGATCACATTCTCTGTGGGCACTTGCAACATACATAATCGGAGAGACACCTTTCCCTGAGTTTACGGTTGTGTTGATGTTGGATGACGTTCAAATAGGTTACTATGACTCCAACATTAAACAGTCTGTCTACAGGGGTTACCATATTACAGACAAAATGAATGACGAAGCTCAGGACGGAACTTATGTACTTGGAACTATGTACCACCACATGAAAGAGAGATCATTTCGCCTAAAGCACCACTTAAATCTTACGGAAGGTGTTCACGTTCAGCAAAGAATCGGTGGCTGTGAGATACTGCACAATGGTGAACCGGCCCTGATCATGACAAAGAACTCTTTTAATGCAATTTTTGCAGATTATGCGGTATATTACAACATGACACATTTTACATATGATTCTGGGAAACTACTACTAGGATATAATTGGATGAGGCAAGCAACTGAAAGAACACTTTATGCTAATGTTTGGAtcaacacactgaaacacactatTTGCATCAACACACTGAAAAAATGCCTGAACAGAGAGAACTTTGTGATGCGGAGAGTGCCTCCCAGACTCAGGTTGATAAAGAAAGAGGTTTCTGGAGACCTCCAGGTGATCTGCCTGGCGTTTGGTTTCTACCCCCGCCACATCAACTTGACCCTGCTGAGAGACGGCCATCCAGTGGCAGAACAGGAGCTGACAGGGGGCGAGGTGCTGCCTAGTGGAGATGGGACCTACCAGCTGAGGAAGAGTATTTATGTCAGTACTGAGGAGCTAAGGGAGAGACACAACTACACCTGCACTGCCTCTCACCTCAGTCTGAACAACAAGCTGGATGTCAGTTGGGAGTCTGGGGCGGAGAGAGTTCACCTATTCATCCTCTCAGCTCCACTGGTGATGGCGCTGATTGTTATTCTATTCTGCATTTTAATTTGCCTCACAAGGAGGATACGCGCCGCCTCGTAG